A region of Solea solea chromosome 7, fSolSol10.1, whole genome shotgun sequence DNA encodes the following proteins:
- the LOC131462975 gene encoding olfactory receptor 4B13-like gives MTINSTLVTHFTFAAYFDIGLLKYLVFAILMCLYLFSVFANVLLIVIICMNRTLHEPMYLFLCSLFVNELYGSTGLLPFLLLQILADVHTVPVPLCRLQIFCLYIYVNVQFYTLAVLSYDRYLAICCPLQYNGWMTSRKIALLITLMWFFPVVAIVIMISLNASLQLCGNIIERLYCDNYSVVKLACHDTTVNNVYGIIYTFCVLFSLILLILYTYIKILIVIFSGSKQSRRKAVSTCTPHLASLLNFSCGCFLEVIQSRFNMNGVPILFRIFLSLYFLICQPVFNPVVYGLTLTKIRIICKSLVFRQI, from the coding sequence atGACGATTAACTCCACTCTGGTGACACATTTCACCTTTGCTGCTTACTTTGACATTGGTTTATTGAAATATTTAGTGTTTGCAATCCTAATGTGTTTATacctgttttctgtgtttgctaACGTGCTGCTGATTGTGATAATCTGTATGAACAGAACCTTACATGAACCTATGTACCTGTTCCTGTGCAGCCTGTTTGTGAATGAATTGTACGGTAGTACAGGCTTGCTCCCTTTCCTATTGCTGCAAATCCTTGCTGACGTCCACACTGTTCCTGTTCCTCTCTGTCGCCTGCAGATCTTCTGTTTGTACATATATGTGAACGTGCAGTTTTATACCTTAGCCGTGTTGTCGTATGACCGCTACCTCGCCATCTGCTGTCCTCTGCAGTACAATGGGTGGATGACATCTAGAAAAATAGCCCTACTCATCACCTTGATGTGGTTCTTCCCTGTTGTTGCGATAGTGATAATGATTTCGCTAAATGCTTCTCTGCAGCTTTGTGGGAACATCATTGAGCGACTCTACTGTGACAACTACTCTGTGGTGAAGCTGGCGTGCCACGACACCACAGTCAACAATGTCTACGGCATTATCTACACATTTTGTGTGCTGTTCAGTCTCATTCTGCTGATCCTGTACACGTACATCAAGATCCTGATTGTCATTTTCTCAGGGTCCAAACAGTCCCGACGGAAGGCAGTGAGCACCTGCACACCTCACTTGGCTTCACTGCTGAACTTCTCCTGTGGCTGTTTCCTTGAAGTGATACAGAGCAGGTTCAACATGAATGGAGTTCCCATCCTGTTTCGCATCTTCCTGTCTCTGTACTTCCTCATCTGTCAGCCTGTCTTCAACCCGGTGGTGTATGGACTCACTTTGACCAAAATACGCATCATCTGTAAAAGTCTAGTCTTTAGACAAATATAA